One Gossypium arboreum isolate Shixiya-1 chromosome 13, ASM2569848v2, whole genome shotgun sequence genomic window, TCTTAGGTATTGCAGTCCAACATACACCTCAAGGGCTATTTTTAAGCTAGCAAAAATATATTGGTGAGATTCTGTCCAAAACAGAGATGTCAGCAGCAGCACCCACGCCAACTCCCATGGTGAGTTTTCTAAAGCTGGTAGCAGCTGATGAGAGTCTGCCACTGGTTGATGATTATTTATATCGGAGTACAATTGGCATACTTCAATACGTGTGTATCACTCGCCCTGACTTATCCTACTGTGTTAACAAGCTAAGACAATACATGAATGCTCCAAGTGAGACTCATTGGAAGACAGTTAAGCGGGTTCTCCTATACCTCAGTGGCACTATAGATCATGGGCTTCTTTATTCCAAAGGCCAGTTCTAGCTAACCTGCTACTCAGACGTTGAATGGGCATCTTTCGTTGAAGACAGACGATCCATCACAGGCTGTGTTATATGGTGTTCCAAGAAACAAGCAGTCATGTCTAGATCCTCATCCGAAGCCGAGTATCCCAGTCTAGCCAATTGTGTGTTTGAGCTGCTGTAGGTTAAACAGTTATTAGCTGAGGTTGGTATGACCTTCTGCCAGTCTCTTGTAGTTTGGTGTGATAATACGTTCACAGTTTCTATGGCTGCCAACCCTATGCATCATGCTAGAGTAAAGCATGTAGAGATCGATCATCACTTTATTCAAGAAAGAGTTCTTGATGGCACCCTCCAAGTCAACGTTGTCCCTTCTGAGCAGATAGTTAATGTCCTCACCAAGCCCATCACACCTAAGCAGTTTGGCTTCTTTCGACAGGTTCTTTGTGTATTGACTAGAGATACTGTCTTTCTTCTCGAAGCAAACAAACAAATCAAAGGAAACCAGAAGAATGTTAAAGTAACTGATAAAATCAGTTAGCCGTTAGTTGTTAGTAGTCAACAAAGTCAGTAGTCAGTTATTCAATATAGTTAGGCTATGTTACTATATAACCTGTATGCAGCTACATCCAAGTGGGTTAAGTTTTTGTACTCTGTTGTAATTTTCTTGATTCAATGCAGTAGTTCTATTCTTTTAGTCATTGTTTAACACTGTTAATactgttaaattttttattaaatttgttgctatgccatttttaaaataaaaaaattacttacTTGGTAGTTATGTGATTTAAAAATTGACTTTGTAATTAACTTGAATTTAGCAAAAAAAATTAGTAGTGCTAACAGTTAAACCTAAATGTTAAAATCTGAAAGGTAGATGAACTAAATTTCATGAAATAAAGATATATGgactaaattttcatttttcaaaaagtaaagggatttgtgataaattttaacagtttttttttaaaaagaaaaaacatagttaaattccttttatttttttgaataacATGTTGATTTTATTAGAAAATGAGAAAGAATAGGGTCTCATGTATATGAAAAAGATAAGGAAAGAGGGAGCAAGGCAACACCCAGGTTATGTATCAGACTTATTCTCTTCCATTTCAATTTAGAGTGCTACATGTATTCCTAAAATTAATTTGTGTTGAGCTTTGAGCTGCCcaacaaatattttatatttcattttgcTTCACCAAATTACTCATTAATTATTTATCTTAGGAATTAAGTTAAGATGATTGAAATAACATGCTATCTTAAAGATAATGGTTATTGCTAATTTAAAAAACCTATCCTTCTTTTTCTGATTTAGCCTCTTGTTGCTATtcattcttttttcttctttttctttttgttactTTCTAGCCCTAACTTAAAATCATTGCTAAATTCTAAGTacaataaaatatttgttaaagtGAACTAATAAAATATGCTAAAGGTTAAGATGTTGATCATTCTTTTATGTTATTCAACACCaagcttttatttttcttttgatgtCTAATAAGAGAAATCCATGTCTTCTATAAATATAGAGATTCTAAtaacaaaaaaatcaatttatttttatactatatAAGTTATTTATTTGTTATGTAATATGAAaattgtattaatgattatgtcAATAGTtagtaaaaattgaattaaattaaaatgtgatgtatgaaattgcataaaattaaaatttattgaaatttataattttaaaaaattaagaaatttgTTGTTGAAAAGTAAATAAATTTTGGCGGAAGTAGGTAGAGTGTAGAGGAAGGTAAAGAAAATGTTGAGGTATAGTCATAAAATCGCAAGCAAATAATTGGGTAGATGAAGGTATTCCTATTTACATTGCATTTTCAATcccataataatttaatttattgaaTTCATGATGTTGACCAACTAACTCATACTTTAGCATTCCAATTCAGTTTTGACTCTTGTTTCTTTTGGACAATATATAATCTGTGAGTTGATGTTCCATCACTTTACTTTTATTTTCATAACATTTTTAGATAAAGAAaagttattttatttgattttttattcaaaaatagTTTACACAGAAGAAAAAAAACGTGTGTTTCGATTAATTTAGAAATGTTGGGAATGATAATAATGGGTTGCGTGGATTTGGATATTTACGATTTCTTTTTCAAGGAAAAGAATAATGATATTAattgatataataaaaataattaaaatttataaaaaaatgacATTACTAAACGCGAATTAATAGACTTTTCTCATACACTCATATTTAACAACTTACCTCCTTTTCGATACTAGAAGTACAAAAACTCAAAAAGGATGGTATAATATAAAAAACAATGTTTGCTTGGAATAAAGTTGCTCGTGGAAATTTTATTAGTACTCCGACAAATCCAATAAAAATAAAGATGTTGAAAATGAGACAAAAGCCAACAAAAATTATAAAGTATCAAACCCACCTTAGAGCTGCGCAACTTATTCGAATTCAAAGCATGAATCACCTTGACGCAATCATACTTCACGAGAACATTGTCGAAACTGGACGTTTTGAGCCAAGATGGAGCCTCGCGTATGGCCGATGCTTCGGCCAGTGTTGCACTTCCTATTGTTGGTAGCTTTCTCGAGACCCCCAATAAAGGTCCATGCATATCACAGATCACTGCCCCAAAGATATTGTGGATTTGAAATGGGTGTAGATATTAATTATTGGATATTCATGATCCAAATCCACTTTAATTTTACAGATAACAACATTCACGTTACTTCTTTTAGTAAGAGATTCAAATATTTGAATTCGTTTATTCTTttactttcaaaaaaaatttattttaaataatataattgtatttatatTTGAATTCAAGTAGTAATACTTTTATTCGGTAAGGGTATTATTTTTTAACATATCTTACTACATAAGTTTGCAATAAATTAATTACACATGGTGATTTTAATTATTCATATGATTTGTTTTCAacctgaaaaatattttttacttaACTATCATTCTTATTTCAAGtagaaatttatattaattatttttatattataatagtattttttatataaaaaaaaggagagaattgGATTGTTTAAACTCTAACTTTGAATCTAATGTCAATCAACATATCAAGTGTACCACCAAATCAGTAACTTAGTTGACATGTTACAATACATATTCAAATTTAGCaaatttacattttcaaatttaaattttacaactccgTGGGCATTAAAAGTTTTTCAATTACAATCAACCTTTTATAACAGTAACCCTTTATAaaaattattcttatttttttaaaattaattatattcttaaataaaataaaataaaaatattattaagataaaatatttaaattctatATAAAATATagtaatgaaaataaattttaaaaatggaaTTGTATTGAAAATCATTGACATTTCTGTAACATTCACTGTATatcctcaaaaaaaaaaaatccagtaCACTGCCAATGGAgtgtttattttaaaaaagtaaaaaaaaagtaTGATTATagagaaattaaataataataataataaaagaagaaAGAGAGACAGCGCAGCACAGAAGCTGAAACCCGCGTGTTGTTTTTTTATTAGTTGGTGAATGAGAGAAATGAAAGGGCATGGCTTTTATAAAGTGATTGGAAGCCCCTCTCTCTGTTTCTCAACTCATATCCCAAACCATTAACATAACCTATATCTTACTTTCCAACCTCTTTCTTCCATCTCCATCTCCATCTCCTTTCTGCAATTATTCCCAACTTTCCATGGCTTCCTTCACACCCAATCTAGAACCTGCCCCTGACACCTCTCTTCAGTTCAAGCCCAAGAAACCCAGGATAACCCTTCAAACCCCTTCCTCTTGTCCTCCCAATCAACGCATCCAAAGAATTAAGCGATGGCGGACCCAACGAGACCAACACATCTACTCCTCCAAGCTCTTCCAGGCTCTCCGTCGTTCTCGTCGTACCTCCGCCTCCAGGGAAGTCCACGAAACGGCTGACAGGGTTCTCGCCGTCTTGGCCAAGGGCACCACTCGTTGGAGCAGAGCCATTCTCACCGCTCGCAAGGTGACCAAACATAAGAAAGCCAAGCTCCCTACTAATAACAGGTTGAGGAAGCCCGATATTTACAGAGAGAGGAGGAAAACGCCGGCTGTTGAGCGGAAGTTGAAGGTTTTGGGACGTCTCGTCCCCGGTTGCCGGAAACTATCCTTCTCCAACCTTATAGAAGAAACTAGCGATTACATAGCGGCTCTAGAGATGCAAGTTCGAGCCATGACGGCTATTACCGAGTTTCTCTGCGGCGGAACTGGCGGTGGACCGCAGCCGCCGGCTGATCGCCTTCCCTCTAATGTCAACTCTTGAAAAGGtgtttattattaataattattattatttttggaaaCTGTTTATCGGTGAGATTTTTAAGTTGCTGTATTTTATTGTGTATACAcgactttttctttctttttgagctccacttttgtttattttatttatttatttatttattttcgatTGTTaagcatcatttaattaattgaTTAGAACATGCCAATGCCAATGCCAGCTATTTCTTTTTGGgtggaataataataataataataataataataataatgtaaaagcttaaattaatttttattagtgGCATTTatcaacttaattaaaatttacaaatttaggAAAGTTTGAAAAACACCACAAATTACTTGGATGATCAAAATAAATAAGATTTGAATTCTGCATGGTACAAGATTTgtgattttgattatttactCAATAAGAGTTGAAAACAAAATGCAAGTCATTTTCAACCTTATAACCTAACTAATCACTTCTTTCACACTCATTTCTTGGTTTAATTAGTTGGAGTGGAACCAAAGAAACACCATAGTTGTGTCGGCAAAAGGGTCAGTTCAATAATCCAGTTTGCGACAAAGATTGTCACCTAACTGAGATATATTTGCAAGCTATAGAAACCCTAATTTGattcttaaattttgaattttaatgcatgtatttttttttaaaaaaaactcatAATGTATTAAATTTGTATAGGATAGGCGTAATGGGGGGTTTTTATGAGCAAAATCAGGCTCACAACATGTGCCCTTGATTTAAATAGCCCTTGGCAGTCGCAGCACATGTGCCTCCATGGCCCTACTACATTTTGAAGTGCACCCACCCTTCAAATGGCTTGCATGTGCCCCCTCTCTTTAACTCCTTCAAAATTCACATGCCCATTTATGATATAGGATATTTATTTCCTATGATTCTTTACTATAATGCACCCATTAAATtccaaattgaatttaattaaatcttTTAGAAACGTAAATTTTCCTCTATTCACCGGTCTAGAATGtacctttttttattattttcaagaaGGAATTTCAAAAGGTTTATTTGGctcttttaatttaataaaaattattttattttatttattaaattacctcaaaaatttaatgtttttagcttttcttgtgatatatatatgtagaTTGATACTTAAATGATacgataatatttaatttttaaaaattttaatatatattttaaaaattttaaaaatttttatttttaaatgtagtTTGTAtagttttttaaattaaaaaataattaaatgttaacatGTTAAATATCATCCACATGATAATATATGGGTATGCTATGTCAGTAAAATTAAAAGGATGTTAATTTTTCTATTAACTTTGAGATTActtgataaaatataaattaaaaatttaaaaataaaaattaaagaaataaataaaatattttttttataaaattgacattttcaaaaaaatagcGAAAATGTCGTGAAAGAAACAAGGTTGCGATGGGATGGAGGGGTGATATATACCCCACCAATGGAGGAAGGGATGATGACTCAAAGGAGGAATCTCTTTTTCACATTTAAGGGCTAACACGTGTGGTAACATGAAAGCCAAGCTGTCTGATTTTGGGATTGGGACATGTGGGATGCTTGCTGGTCAATAGAAGTTTTGAGCATGCCCCATTTtgcaaattttatatatatattagcaatCAAGGACCACATGCGCTTGTTCTTTTGTGGGGGGTGTTTTTCTATATTTCTTTTTCTCCaacaattaatattattattttggtttcaTAGGCTCATGCATTGCCTAATTCACCCTATTTTCACATGCAACCATGTGCCTTCGTTAAACAAAAACAATGTGAACGCAACCAAACAAAAAACATGCCCCCCATTCTACTTTTTCTTCTCCAACTAACATGTG contains:
- the LOC108462921 gene encoding transcription factor bHLH149-like, whose translation is MASFTPNLEPAPDTSLQFKPKKPRITLQTPSSCPPNQRIQRIKRWRTQRDQHIYSSKLFQALRRSRRTSASREVHETADRVLAVLAKGTTRWSRAILTARKVTKHKKAKLPTNNRLRKPDIYRERRKTPAVERKLKVLGRLVPGCRKLSFSNLIEETSDYIAALEMQVRAMTAITEFLCGGTGGGPQPPADRLPSNVNS